The window tttatttagcaagtatgctttaaattgaccaaaagagatgataaagacattaataatgttacaaaagatcttctatgtcagataaatgctgttcttctgaactttctactctttcaaagaaacctgaaaaaattctactcagctgttttcaatataataataataatcaatgtttttgagcagcaatcagaatattagaatgatttctgaaggatcatgtgactggagtaatgatgctacaaattcagctttaaaatcacaggaataaattacattttcaaatatattcaaatagaaaactgttattttaaatagtaaaaatatttcaaaattgtagtttttgctttattttggatcaaataaatgcaggcttggtgagcagaagagacttctttaaaaaaacattaaaaatcttttaacGGGTATTGTATACACTGATGTGTCAATATAACAGGCAAATGTATacctttttatataaataaataaatacctgttCATTTGCAACTTCCGCAGTTTTGGAGCTATGACCTGCTTTGCTTTTGCCGAGCATGTAAAGAAGGTCTACAACCTTGAGCCAATCCACGTGTTTCTCTCTGGAGCATCTGCACCCTATGTAAGTGTGATCTGTTCTGTATGTTGTCATATCTGTCAACTGTAAACAGCCAGAAGCATTTGTCACATGAAAACAAACACAGCCAGAAGCATTTGTCACATGAAAACAAACACAGAGTATGATCTTCCCACATATTTTACACAGTATCTTTAAATACCCCAAAAATGATGGACTACATATAAGTGGTATTTCCATCTTATGTGCTTtggtttatttttttgcaaaggtgagatatttttgtttattaaaaagaaaaaaaagactatacttgtacatataaatatattcaaacatatAATGATTGACTTTTCTATAAGTCTGAAGCAAGACTGCAGGCACCAAGAAGAAGCAATCTGTCAGATCAAGAGTTTCTTGTGTGGGTGACTTCTATTGGAGGCACACCACCAGAGTTACTGGCCAATGCTGAGCTCGCCAAACTCTTCTTACCTGCATTGAAAGCAGACCTCTGTGTAGTGGACAACTATAGGTGGGTTCAGAAAAGAAACAGACTTCAGTGTCTTTCCTAGGATAAGAAAACCAATATATGTGGCATGAAACAAACTTGCATATAATACAATATGTCTGGCAGATGTAGCAGACCATCAACGCCCTTCCTGTCATGTCCAGTATCATGCTTTGATGGAAAAGAGGATGTACCCCATGACTTACAAGGTGACTCTGACAAATAAATAGTTCAATTTGAAATGGTTTCTTGTAAACCTAGAATAAACAAGCTTTTTTAGGTCATCATTTACAAgctttaattttatgtttatgtaTTGTGTCTGTTGTTTTACAGCTTGGAAGGACATGACAAGTGGTGACTTCACTGTGCAGATGCTTCCTGGATCTCATTTTTACTTGAAAGAAGAAGCAAATGAAAAATACATACTGGACCACATCACAAAACATCTTGAAACAGCAGAAATGGACTATCTATAGAAACTCTGTCTTTCATTTTAACTGCAAACATGATACGTTTATGATGTAACAACAAATGCATTATCCTAATTCATATCAACTGAGGGAACACATTTTCTTGTGACTGTTAGAAATATATCAGAATAGACACATAAGGTAAAACCAagtaatgaatttaaaaaaataattgtgtaCTGAATTATTCATGACCTATTTTGACCAATAAACATTAATAGATGTATACAAATAATTTTAGAGGATAAAACATGATCAAGTAGCCTAATCATCTCCAAAGCTGTAAAATATATATAGCTAAACTAACTTTAATAAAACACACTGAATGGTTGAATGAAGGagggattttttaaaagaaatttgtACATGTTAAAAGTGCTAACAATGGGCATTTGCCACAACATTTCTAATCTGTTTTGAGTGGTTTTTAAACGTTGCTGTGAGATTTCTAGGGTGTTTAAGGTGATCAACTTTAGACAAAGCCAAATTGGTCCCACCCCAAGTGATTTTCGGATTTGAAATGCGATTCAACAAAAGCATCAATTACGTCCAAGAGCTGAGAAGAGTGCTCATGGAGAGATGCCACGGTCAAATGATGAAACGTTTCAGTGAATGAGTAATTGTTGAGTGTTGCTATGCTGTATAAATTATTGAATGAGCTGTTGCGTCGCCCCGTTACCATGAGACCCTAACTGTGTTTACTGCTGGACTCACAACAGCCGACTGACAACACATCTGAAAGTTACATCAGTTTCGGTAAGTCAAATTAATGTTTTTGGTGGTTTACAAACTTTACATTTAACTACAGACTTATAAAACGCTGCTGTGTGACAAATCCTTttataaaagtacaaatattcaATGTAGCCTCTCAATTACGAGGTCATGAAATATATGGGAAATACAAGATAAAGAAAAGGAATAAGTAAAAGTAGATTATAGTATTTTCTCGAAATGTCACGTCAAAAATCCGAGTGCCATTGCTTGCTCTGTCATAATTATTTGTTTGCCTCTTATCATTCTGATTATTTATGCATCAAATACATTACTAAAAAATGTAATTCTTAATATAATGCTTCCTAAAATACAGAAAAGAGAAGTTTACATTACCAGAGTGAATTTAAGAAGCATTACTGATAGGTTGACTATAtgtccaataataataataataataaaagatgtttaattaatatatttgacGTCAGAGTGAATCAGAGTGATAAAACACAAACACAGCCTTAATTTCAAATCAGATGGTTAACCATTTCCCTGTTTACCAGAACTACTTTTTTGTCTTTAATTGACATTTTGTTTCTACCAGCAAACATGGCAACCCTAAGCTCGAAGCCAGGCTTGCGTTACAGTGTATCTGACTGGGCGACCAATAATAAACAGATATCAGACACTGCTGAGTACAAGCGCAATATTTCACATGACATACGCCAGGAAGGAAGAACTTTGCGTAATGAGACGACAAATAAGGTGATTATAAGGGTAGTTCGGGACTTGTTTGACAGGGTAAAGAGCGAGTACCACTAATTAACCAATCTTTTGTTGTTACTGTCATCCCATCAGACAAACTGGGATGAGTATGACAGCAGCCGGCGACTGAGTAACAAGATCAATGACGTCACGCACTGGAAGGAGAATCTGAACGCTTGCGCGCAGCAAGTAGATGCAGAAATGGACGCACTTACTCTGGTGAATGAgtccataaaaatatttttccatCTCTTTGCGTTTTCTCAAAGCAAcggtatgcatttttttttaccttgaaaTATGCAGATATGAAATTCCTCTAAAAGAGCAGAAGGCTTTACAAATGAGCTTATCCACATTTTTCTTCCCTTAAGAGTGGGCGTGGCCACttgtaaatttgtaaaaaaaaaacacagtctgGCTTCCCTCTCATCTgcctccagctatttttagctgtacaaaacagctggttttgcttcTTGATATTTCAAATTGGCGTGTCTTACCCAAGCGGCAACCTCTAGCGCTCTCTATTGAAatcaacacggaagtgacttaaactgcaattcatcgactggccgctagagactggctgcagaagagagtcaatcccattgactccccatgttaaaatgcccaactttacagcagaaaaaagtatgtttacagcctggtacaaaaaagtggttttggtctatatagctagttttgcccttcatgtcaactgtgaggggggtgaattttttttataactcatccgtttaagttatattaagccttaaagttctgcataattagggcgtggccacttgagtgacggggattgccgctgctgttaccactgtcgcgctaggtgggtgtggtttcagcaaccagctccacccacgtcccgcctttttgcccattttcaaTTATCCTGAGTGACGTGCGATGGAGCGATTCCAggatggcgacggccgactcccgcctactataggcttcaaaatcgctcttcagaaacctatgggtgacgtcacggacactacgtccatattttttacagtctatggtcttaccatattatttaaatgtattatcttaattatgagcacactggtttgtaatgcaaaaagtcccaccgtttactgcactttgttattgttctcgttatttccctataagttaacggataatgaaccggaagtatcacccataggcttactttcgcTTTGAAGAAAAACGTCTGACAGTCACAGCAGTATGTTTACGATAGCAAAATAGGAATCAAAGACGCTAAAATACACAAACACTACATACAGTGGCTTTAAGTATCTGACAATCCTAAGTTAATTATAAAACACTGTAAAACATAACCCAAtaattatggaagcccatttccaccacaaaataaaataaaatgggtatttaaaaaaattctgggtgtacatatatattacataatttctcacaattctgagaaaaagacaatattgcaaaatataaactcagaatttacttttttcccctcacaagtTCGAGTACATCTCACAATATAAGCTAAATATAAACCGCAACTTTTTCCAAATATTTCCCCTCACAAGTTCGAGTACATCTCACAATATAAGCTAAATATAAACCGCAACTTTTTTCCTGCAcagttgcgactttatttctcactatTTAGACTTCTCCTCTTAGAATTttaagaattgtgaggaaaaaccaaacaaaactgcTACCAACAGATTCGTTCCTGGAAGTCAGGtttttctgccattttgaattatatccacaacctacttttgcaaactaatcCTAGTTTTTTTTGCCAGATCAGAACCGACCAACGCAGAAATGTTCTATGGAGTCTgattatcaataataaaaaagtaaaaaaaaaaaaaaaaagtaaaaggcgCCAAAATGTTCTAAATGTGGCctattggtggcgctataagatggaaaaaaacaaaaacatctatAACTATGCAGCCATTTGTACAAGTGAAAATTTGTTTGCTGTGTCGttgtctatgaggacattcaCGTATCTCCAAAACATGGTATCCATTGGCCAATAAAGTTTGAACACCAATTTAAAAAGGTTAACGAAGGCCAATCGGAACTAAACTTtgtggtctgtaagaattttaaaagaaatcagccacttgTTGGCGCTAATGAGTTTTACGCCTCTAGTGTTTCACATATCAAAACAATATGCATATAATTTAATAGATCTCCTCATACTGAGCAACTTTGCCtgaagaaccactgctgtcaattaaattgtttattaaatattctcaattatattaaaaaactacttttgcaaactagtcctaggtttttcgcttcACCTCAATAAAaccagtgcagtacaattctcgactctctagatcaataattatcaaacaaTGTTGAATTTTAACCTTTGGGTAGCTATAACATGATCATTTAAATAAGGGATGtggccaaatatacccaaaagacTATAgcacaattttgagttcatatcttgcaattctgttttttccccGCCACTGAATATAATCACATCTCTTTTCTTCCaagttgcgactttatatctcacagttcagacttatattttctgaattctgagaattgtgaggaaaaacctcagaaatgtaagatataaagtcacaattaccttttttattccaTGGGTGAAACGAGCCTCCATAAATCATCTTTGTGTTAATtacaactttaaaaaaacaatttttatagtgaaaaaaatttCACCTTAAATGTATTCATGAACCCATAAAACATTCCTAAGTCTAAGGAGGAGACGGAACGAGCCCTTGCTGCCACTGTTCTTCCTCTTGAAGTCACTGCGGAGTGCTTGAACCTCAGAGAAGGTCGTCGTGGTAAGGAGCTGGTCAGTGACCCTGTAGAAGCTGAACTGAAGAAGGAAGTAGAGGTGATTGATGGATCACAACGAGTCCTTCAGCAGTGCATCGATCAGGCCTTTGAACAGCTGTGGTAAGTACATTCAGATGGACATGAATTGGTTTGAACCATTAAATAGCAATCTGCTTTGTTTATTCTGGATGACAATGAAGCTTAAACAAAATATACATCATATCTCACTTGACTTTTACCTGTTGATATGATAAAGATTAAGTGGTTGATAATCTCGGCATATGTTCTTAGTCGCTTACAGGAAGCACGGCAACAACTAACAATTGACCTTCAGGATAAAGTAGAGGCCCTTGATGTGGACATGTCGTGCTTGTCTCTCACTATACGGTCACCTGAGATCTCCCTGAAGCCCAACCCCACAAGAGTGCCCCCCGGGTGAGCTTATGAGTGCATTTatctatatataatattaatttaacatccaGAATATATTATAGGCCAAGTTTTGTGAAGGGACCCTATTTTAAACCAAATTTTATGACAATGTCAACCTTTTATGGTAATGAATGATATCTTTGAATTATGTTTGCAGTTCCACAACTCCTCAGCAGTGGGAGCAGTTCAGCCGATACAATATTACCCGAGCTAAAGAAGAGATGCAGGCCTCTGTGCAGATAAGAGAGAACAATAGCATCACAAGAGCGCAGGTGCCACAACTAGTGTATCGATTTAAAGTGAATCATTTAGTGTagtaaaaagctttttaaaatatttaaggaACTTTTTTGAGATGTTCAAAATGACTTGCAGTTGAACACTGTAACAGGATTCAGTATGATATCCATTCACCATATACACCTTCTCTTTTAGGTGCAGAATGAGCTAGAGGCCCAAAGAATGGCAGTGGAGTTTGCTCTCCGTAAGCGAACTCACCGCGAGGAACAGGCCTATCATGAAATGCAGTGGCAGCTAAAAACTGTAAGGCTTCTTCTTTATTCTCCCCGTTTTGAAATATAATTATGGTGTTTTTGAATATCtaataaaactgttaaaaataTTATTCCTCCACAAGGTGATCAAATGAGGTGTAAAAGTGTCATCCTGAAGGGTTCTATTTTGCTATATTGACCAGCTGACTGCAAAATATCCTCCTATTATATGACTTCCCACCaaaaaaatcaatacatggacTTTGCTTTGGGTGTATGTTATTTGATTATGTGTGAAACAGACTGTGGACTGATACTAGCACAGTGGTTGTTAGGGactatgttaattattttaccaaaataagagggatcatacaaaatgcatgttattttttattcagtacaaTTACAtacagtctacaagagaaaataatagctgaatttataaaaatgacccttaatacggtgttgttttttgtgatgttgtttatgagtcccttgtctgtcctgaacagttaaactgcctgctgttcttcagtttcaaattcattgttttttcatttttgtgtatttgaaccctttccaacaatgactgtgtgattttactgtgaggacaactgagggactcgtatgcaactatcacagaaggttcaaacactcactgatgctccagaagaaaacaggATGTATTAATAgccaggtgtgtaaacttttgaacagaatgaaaatgtgtacatttttcttattttgcctaaacatcatcttttttttttttttttacatttagtactgcccttcagaagctacatttttcccagaagacaataagttaaatttaccctgatcttcaaattcaaaaagttttcacctcccagctcataatgcattgtgtttccttctgaagcatcggtgagcatttgaaccttctgtaatagttgcaaatgagtccctcagttgtcctcagtgtgaaaagatggatctcaaaattatacagtcattgttgaaaagagttcaaataaacaaaaatgctgaaagaccaaagtatttgtaggacctgaaggatttttctgaagaacagcgggcagtttaactgttcagggcaaacaagggactcataaactctcattaaacaaacaaacaaacaaacaaaaaaacagctgtggatcattcagatagcaacacagtattaagaatcaagtgtatgtaaacttttgaacaatcatttttataaattgaactattattttctcatgtgggccatatgtaaacgtcttttatgtgaaatatcttattcagggcattttgtatgatccctcttattttggtcaaataattaccattttggacattctgcaaggtgtatgtaaacttttgacttcaaccatATCTGAAACAAGAACGCGGCAATTGACCAATCAAAAGGTAGTATTCCACACTGCCATGTGGTAATGGATTTAATTGTAGTATGTGCACCAATATCTTTCAGACTCAAGAAGAGATTGCTGAGCTGGAGAAGGACATATGTGGCCTAGAGGAGGACATGCAGGCCAAGACGGCTCCTTTAAAGCTGGTCCACACCCGTCTAGAGAACAGGACCAAGAGGCCTGGCATGGACTTGTGCCGAGATGAGGTAAACTCTCCAACTAGTTTACTG of the Garra rufa chromosome 17, GarRuf1.0, whole genome shotgun sequence genome contains:
- the olah gene encoding S-acyl fatty acid synthase thioesterase, medium chain, whose protein sequence is MWNILSRGMDKVITCFNKRPDASVRLICFPWAGGGSIHYARWAKTLNNSIEVYSVRLPGREGRAKEPFFKNMQQIIEEVMSVLLPHLKEKPFALFGHSFGAMTCFAFAEHVKKVYNLEPIHVFLSGASAPYSEARLQAPRRSNLSDQEFLVWVTSIGGTPPELLANAELAKLFLPALKADLCVVDNYRCSRPSTPFLSCPVSCFDGKEDVPHDLQAWKDMTSGDFTVQMLPGSHFYLKEEANEKYILDHITKHLETAEMDYL
- the tekt2 gene encoding tektin-2, encoding MATLSSKPGLRYSVSDWATNNKQISDTAEYKRNISHDIRQEGRTLRNETTNKTNWDEYDSSRRLSNKINDVTHWKENLNACAQQVDAEMDALTLSKEETERALAATVLPLEVTAECLNLREGRRGKELVSDPVEAELKKEVEVIDGSQRVLQQCIDQAFEQLCRLQEARQQLTIDLQDKVEALDVDMSCLSLTIRSPEISLKPNPTRVPPGSTTPQQWEQFSRYNITRAKEEMQASVQIRENNSITRAQVQNELEAQRMAVEFALRKRTHREEQAYHEMQWQLKTTQEEIAELEKDICGLEEDMQAKTAPLKLVHTRLENRTKRPGMDLCRDEVQFGLVDEAKQLEATILALKQKLAQAQHSLQSLKQHEAQMIEDLSRKQDALSLEQRNSQTRQRLTLGVQTEGLASAVVPLTNSSGRHKLELA